Part of the Fundulus heteroclitus isolate FHET01 unplaced genomic scaffold, MU-UCD_Fhet_4.1 scaffold_700, whole genome shotgun sequence genome is shown below.
GCTATGAGAAATAAAGATTTTGACCAAAAGCTCTGTTGGGTTTATGTTTCAGGAGTAACGTGTTTATTCGCTAGACATCCTTGAAGACTTTCATTGATCTTTTCTTTTACACTTGATCAATGTCCTTAGTAAGATTATGGCATTCCAGGCTGCCCGCTTGTTTATTCTACTAATGGAAAGATATCACCCAAATTAATTTGCCTAGAATGAACAATTGAGATTCAGAGTAGATCAAAACCTGATAACATCATCTTGACCCCCACTCCCgaatgtcacacaaggaagcatGCAAAATTAATGCttctataaaatatttaaaaatatgtgtaTAACTCAACTGTGGGGGTTAAGgtcaagcaataaaaaaaagtgttcttaGTTTTCTCAAACTGCCTGAGAGAAACGTTTGAAGCTAGaatattttaaagcatgtgaaatccttCAAACATTACATCTATAAATAATAAGTTgtgattaatttttaaaattagtATCCTGAAGGATTGTTAAAGCATACATGTATGGATATGTTTTCCAAAACAGTGTGCATGAAATTATTCTTGCTTCTAGGGATGAGCGTGTGTGTTTTTAGTTATTCTAACAATTcattcagtttagtttttttctacgTTGGTTAAAGGGTTTAGGaacgaaacaaaaaataaagatcaATAACAGAGTAAGGGGAGGGTATCATATGTCAGACAGTAGCAGTAACactggtttgaaatgtactgttTTTACAATGTTGAATGTCACACTGTGCAGATTTTAGAGCTGGTCGACCGGCCTTCGGCAAGTGTGTTGACTCGGTTGGCATGTCACTGTTTTTTTGCTCCTTCTTGGCTCAAAACTGGAACAATACCATGTTGTAATAACACCTCTATAAAGCAGATTACACTTCCTAGCAAAGTAAAGTATAAGCATTTCTTAAGCATACAGCAAAACATGCTGATGAGataggtttgtgtgtgtgtgtgtgtatatatatatatatatatatatatatatatatatatatatatatatatatatatatatatatatatatataatgaaaaataaatctgcaacAAAGACTGTCCATTGTGCAACACAGGTTTGCTTTTCATGCAAATCAAAGCGCAGCAGTGTGATGATGAAACTGAATAtttatggtctttttttttttttcaccgagCCAGAGATGTTACCATGAGTGCTTCTGAGCCTTTTTAACGGCAGATGAAATTGCACTTGAAAAGTTGTAGGCAGGTTGCTTGACTGCTGTAATGAGAGACTCGAGTGCATTTTTCCATTGTGAGCAAATCACTAAACTACCTCTCTTGCTAGAGACACAATGATGCACCGCAGTGCATTTTAAAACTAGTGTGAAAACAAGCAGTAAACGCAACACATTAAATAGATATTCTCATCTTTAACCTTCATTTGCATCCCTGCCACTTGAATTAGATTGAATCACTGTCCCCCTTTCTGTCTCCTTTTGTGCAGAATGCCTCAGCTGCCCGCAGACATTTTCTCTGAATCCTCCTGGTCCTTGGCTGCGGGGTCGTGAGCAGCTACCATGACGTTCAGCAACTCCAGCTCGCTGACAGCCAACCTCAGTGGGGCTCTGGATGGCTACGACTCCGGGGGAAACCTTTACCTGCCATTTTCCGTTTTCAGCGTGCTCACTCTCACTTTGCTGGTAATGCTGGTGGTGGCCACCTTCCTGTGGAACCTGCTGGTGCTGGTGACCATCCTGAGGGTGAGGACATTCCACCGGGTGCCCCACAACCTGGTGGCCTCCATGGCCATCTCGGATGTGATGGTGGCCGCGCTGGTTATGCCGCTTAGCCTGGTCCACGAGCTGAACGGCAGGCTGTGGAAACTCGGACGCGTGCTCTGTCAGGTGTGGATCTCGTTCGACGTGCTCTGCTGCACGGCCAGCATCTGGAACGTGACAGCCATAGCGCTGGACCGCTACTGGTCCATCACCAGGCACCTGGAGTACACGCTCAAGACTCGAAAAAAGATCTCCAACGTGATGATTGCGCTCACGTGGCTGCTGTCGTCCATAATCTCCCTTTCGCCACTCTTTGGCTGGGGGGAGACGTACTCAGAAGGGATGAAGTGTCAAGTGAGCCAGGAGCCATCCTACACCATCTTCTCCACCTTTGGGGCATTTTATCTCCCACTTTGCGTGGTTCTGTTTGTCTACTGGAAGATCTACAAAGCTGCCAAGTTTCGCATTGGCTCTCGCAAGACGAACACAATCACACCCATGGCTGAGGTGATTATGctttttccttattttattaCGCTCTCTTTACAACCACTTATGCTTATGCAGTTTCATGCAAAAATACAGTGAAACAACCATTTACCCTTTTCTACATAACACTTAATGACTGTTACCAACCTTAGTGTATTTAATTGAGATGTTATGTGACAGACTAAAACAAAAGGCATGTTTTAGCCATGGGATATTGATCATTTTTGCTTGAAACTGGTTTCTCCCAAACCTTTCATTTCCCCTGGTCATTTTCTTGTGACCATTTCTGCTTGCTGAGGAGGTAACTCGCCCTAATGCAGTAGTGTCGATCGAGATCTTACTCATCATCAACAGAGTGGGgaatagggctgggtatcatctaggatgagccgattcgattgatttgactccaatatcgatatttattgctttcaaattaatgatcaaagtcattcaatcaacaaaaccagccaaatattatatttatgttcaatttattgaacgctgatatattaacaggaaaataaagtgcatttggttcagtgcatttaacaTATCACAGAAACCCAAAATGTgtccaaacgtctgattttaggtacgaaggagcttctaaaatcctgtcggccgttccgcaaattcgtctcacatgcacttcctcgctgtgaacagtaatggtgcgctgtaataacgccccctagtggttgggaggtatatcgatactgaaagccagaatatgaatattaaataatttttaaaaacatcgatattaatctttgtatcgatttttatgcacagccctagtggGTAAGtggctctatttttttttccatttcctgccataaaagtaaaaaaaatgagtCATTTGCAGTAACACCTCTTTATAACTTGAAAAGAGTCACTATAACATGCAATTAAAGGTACCAATGTAACTAATTTAGAAGGTAATTCACAGACATAGCCGTCACTGTTGTGTTGCTTTAAGCATCTCAGCAGGGGAGAGATGAGAGCGGCCAAGTGTTTTAGCCATAAACCTTCCAATGATAATTTTACATCGTTAACACTTTGTCTCTGATGTTGGAAGATTTCAAATTAGTTTCAGTTTGTAATGTTCACACATATATACTAAATAAAGCATGACTTGCAAACACAGCGGTCTCTATCCATCTGTggggttgtttttattttcctgtgtaTCAGAACCTAAATGgttaaaaaccataaaatattacttttactGAAGAATATTTTCACTCTGTCCTGACAGACAACTGTAAAGGGATGTCAGTGACTTAAGAACATGCAAAGTTGAGTGAAAGCATAAGCTTTAGATGAGTTTAAAATGAGGTCACTGAAATATAATGTTGAAAAATTCAACCAGATTGAAATGCTCATCACTAACCCTCCACAAAacactaaatgaaaaaaaagcacatctcACCAACCGGGCCCCTTTTCTGGGTCAAATTTCAACCCTGGCGATCATCATAATACCCTGAAAAGTGCAGTGGAGGTGCTGGAAGGTGGAAAAACATTGGTAGCGCATATTTACGAACTGAAAGGTtaataattcatgttttttagacattttcacTAAAGTCTGAGAAGTGTGGCATGCAGTTGTATTTATAGAGTACATTGAAGTGTTCAgtaacaaaatgaaacaaacttGATGGGTATAGatatagaaattgttttgcaaggcactgaatTATCTGCATTATGGTCACATTTAACCTTAATCAAACATGTGTATCATCTTCTCATCAGTAATCGGGAAAGTACACAAGTAGCTGATGTGTGAGCATACGGAAAATAATTGAAGTCATCCTGCTCATCACCCGCAGCCTGTTGATGTGCGTAGGCTGAGAGCTGGAGGCTATAAATAATGTCTTAGCATCATTAATAAGGGCCTGCACCTTCCAAGCTTCGCTGTTTAGCTAATTAGCACAAATATAAGTCTGGATTTGTCCCCCGTTACATGAGCAACTATTTAATCAGGGAGGTTCCTGCTGGGAAAATTGAGCCAACCCCTAATTTGCATCCTACATTTGAGAGGAAACCTAAAAAGAATCATTGGTATtgattacatttattcattGGGTAAAGGTTTTTTCCTCGTAcctaaatgtcatgtttttaaaaattctatgaactgaaaatgtatcaacagaattttttttttaaataccccAATGGTCATTTTCCCttgctgtaatttgtttctcttgtgtttgcttttcttttgttgttttgccttttgttgtgTAGCTTCGGTATCAGCTTACCCCAAAATAAAAGATCGTGGTCAAGGactaaataaatttgcctcatCACTAAATGAATTACGTTCGCTGGGATTTTATTaccttcctttttttcattaattgtgGTATCAATCTCGGAGCAACAGCAGTTATAGGTAATAGGTTTTCTTAGTGTTTTCCACAGAGTGCTGTTTGATTATTCGtctcggtaaaaaaaaaaaaaaaatctgctcctATCATTCCAACCATATACTGCAAACCTTCCATTTGAGCTGTGATATGAGCAGTGGAATCCGAGGAAATAAGCCCTCTGCTCTCGCACATCAATACGCCCACTCAGACATTAAGACACAGGCACACATAAAGACATTGCAGCAGAAACATGGCGTATTAATAGGTATGATGCGCGCCTTCCTGACCTAGATGCACAAATAACTCTCAGAGGCCATAAAATGGATCATTTCTTAAAGCAATAGAGCAAAGTGCAAATATGCAGAGGAATGCATCCACCTGGAGCTCTGAGCTCATAATTTTTATCATACCAGCTACACGTTTTTTTGCTTCCGAATTGTTTTGGTCATTTGCACAAGACAAATGATGATGCTCACAAACATCTTgagtcttg
Proteins encoded:
- the LOC105918138 gene encoding 5-hydroxytryptamine receptor 5A, yielding MTFSNSSSLTANLSGALDGYDSGGNLYLPFSVFSVLTLTLLVMLVVATFLWNLLVLVTILRVRTFHRVPHNLVASMAISDVMVAALVMPLSLVHELNGRLWKLGRVLCQVWISFDVLCCTASIWNVTAIALDRYWSITRHLEYTLKTRKKISNVMIALTWLLSSIISLSPLFGWGETYSEGMKCQVSQEPSYTIFSTFGAFYLPLCVVLFVYWKIYKAAKFRIGSRKTNTITPMAEVKEEAQQPQMVFTVRHATVTFQTDGDTWREQKEKKAALMVGILIGVFVLCWIPFFITELIVPLCSCDIPPIWKSVFLWLGYSNSFFNPLIYTAFNKNYNNALRNLFSRQR